The following coding sequences are from one Microtus pennsylvanicus isolate mMicPen1 chromosome 1, mMicPen1.hap1, whole genome shotgun sequence window:
- the Apoe gene encoding apolipoprotein E: MKALWAVLVVTLLAGCLAEGEPELEPEVTDQLGWQTNQPWEQALSRFWDYLRWVQTLSDQVQQELQTSQVTQELTVLMEDTMTELKAYKKELEEQMGPMAEETRARLAKEVQAAQSRLGADMEDLRNRLGLYRNEVQTMLGQSTEELRARLTTHLRKLRKRLMRDAEDLQKRLAVYKAGAREGAERGVGAIRERLGPLVEQGRQRTANLGAGAAQPLRERAQALGARIRGRLEEVGNQARDRLEEVREQMEEVRAKVEEQAQQMRQQAEIFQARLKGWFEPLVEDMQRQWANLMEKIQASMATNPIPPSSVPQEIQ, translated from the exons ATGAAGGCTCTGTGGGCCGTGCTGGTGGTCACATTGCTGGCAG GATGCCTGGCCGAGGGAGAGCCGGAGCTGGAGCCGGAGGTGACCGATCAGCTGGGATGGCAGACCAACCAACCCTGGGAGCAGGCCCTGAGCCGCTTCTGGGATTATCTGCGCTGGGTGCAGACACTGTCTGACCAGGTCCAGCAAGAGCTGCAGACTTCACAGGTCACGCAGGAACTGAC GGTACTGATGGAGGACACCATGACGGAACTGAAGGCTTACAAAAAGGAGCTGGAGGAACAGATGGGCCCAATGGCAGAGGAGACACGAGCCAGGCTGGCCAAAGAGGTGCAGGCAGCACAGTCTCGGCTCGGTGCAGACATGGAGGATCTACGCAACCGACTGGGGCTGTACCGCAACGAGGTGCAGACCATGCTGGGCCAGAGCACAGAGGAGCTGCGGGCCCGCCTCACCACGCACCTGCGCAAGTTGCGCAAGCGCTTGATGCGGGATGCGGAGGATCTGCAGAAGCGCCTGGCGGTGTACAAGGCCGGGGCACGCGAGGGCGCGGAGCGTGGCGTGGGCGCCATCCGTGAGCGCCTGGGGCCATTGGTGGAGCAGGGTCGCCAGCGCACAGCCAATCTAGGCGCTGGAGCCGCCCAGCCCCTGCGCGAACGCGCCCAGGCTTTGGGTGCCCGCATCCGAGGGCGGCTGGAGGAGGTGGGCAACCAGGCCCGTGACCGCCTGGAAGAGGTGCGTGAGCAGATGGAGGAGGTGCGTGCTAAGGTGGAGGAGCAGGCCCAGCAGATGCGCCAGCAAGCCGAGATCTTCCAGGCCCGCCTCAAGGGTTGGTTCGAGCCGCTGGTGGAAGACATGCAGCGCCAGTGGGCAAACCTCATGGAGAAGATACAGGCCTCCATGGCTACCAACCCCATACCACCCTCCTCAGTGCCCCAGGAGATTCAATGA